One Benincasa hispida cultivar B227 chromosome 5, ASM972705v1, whole genome shotgun sequence genomic window carries:
- the LOC120077942 gene encoding uncharacterized protein LOC120077942, which translates to MKQVLQWVFKETNEKQGQRTSHSTKKGTSWGEGTARSEEIVVSSPCGNSQRSKGFEGRKFDLKKLKSFALLCRKDIAKSCFYSTINIKRPRTQGFDNMHQYWIQKMKKEEIARGIREISQNADSSSVHAGTKVLPITDATLVEQCSSKTEKKVLANGESKTKAKSRMKELLRWAMASRSEKGGKFITGKVSRQRNRGTLKAGLDDDRGSNDSPKISFRWEAESCSSISSAYSTVSAVSPFKNCSIALNSTAIQEINQYYPRRGSWITTDSEFVVLEL; encoded by the exons ATGAAG CAAGTTCTTCAATGGGTTTTCAAGgaaacaaatgaaaaacaagGACAAAGGACTTCACATTCCACTAAGAAGGGGACAAGTTGGG gTGAAGGAACTGCTAGATCAGAGGAGATAGTGGTGTCTAGTCCTTGTGGGAATTCTCAAAGATCAAAGGGATTTGAAGGAAGGAAATTTGATCTAAAGAAGTTGAAATCATTTGCTTTGTTATGCAGAAAGGATATTGCAAAGTCTTGCTTTTATAGTACCATTAATATAAAGAGACCAAGAACACAGGGCTTTGATAATATGCACCAATATTGGATTCAAAAgatgaaaaaagaagaaattgctAGAGGAATTAGAGAGATTAGTCAAAATGCAGATTCTTCTTCTGTTCATGCTGGCACCAAAGTCTTGCCAATAACTGATGCCACTTTAGTAGAGCAATGTAGCAGTAAGACTGAGAAGAAAGTTTTGGCCAATGGTGAGAGTAAAACCAAAGCCAAATCAAGAATGAAAGAACTTTTGAGATGGGCTATGGCTTCAAGATCAGAAAAAGGAGGAAAGTTCATCACTGGCAAG GTTTCACGACAGCGAAATCGAGGAACTCTTAAAGCAGGTTTGGACGATGATCGAGGGAGTAACGACTCGCCAAAGATCAGTTTCAGATGGGAAGCTGAAAGCTGCTCCTCCATTTCCTCAGCCTACTCGACGGTGTCGGCAGTGTCCCCGTTCAAGAACTGTTCCATTGCACTGAATTCCACTGCCATTCAGGAAATCAATCAATATTATCCAAGAAGAGGAAGCTGGATCACTACAGATTCTGAAT TTGTTGTGCTAGAGCTTTGA
- the LOC120077941 gene encoding protein FAM98A-like isoform X3 codes for MDRYQKVEKPKPESPINENEIRITSQGAIRNYITYASTLLQEKRVREIVLKAMGQAISKAVAIAEILKKRISRLHQETAISSVSITDVWEPIEEGLVPVEMTRHVSMISITLSNRELNKNSPGYQAPHFVEQPKQQYNNQQPLPQQQPPRQPRVYHNAVNEGTFADPYGQGRGRGRGRGRGWGRGGYGNYQGGYGNYQGGYGHYQGGYGHYQGGSDNYQGGPGYYQDNGGYSNWGRGGGRSRGWAYRGAGYERGRGGGRGYGRGRGRMGGRTRGGGVNQG; via the exons ATGGATAGATACCAGAAGGTCGAGAAACCCAAACCCGAATCACCCATTAACGAGAATGAGATCCGTATCACTAGTCAAGGCGCCATTCGTAACTACATCACCTATGCTTCTACACTTCTTCAG GAAAAACGTGTTAGAGAGATCGTCTTAAAAGCAATGGGACAGGCAATCAGTAAAGCAGTGGCTATTGCAGAAATTTTAAAG AAGAGAATATCACGGTTGCATCAAGAAACTGCTATAAGCTCAGTTAGCATAACTGATGTATGGGAACCTATTGAGGAGGGTCTCGTACC GGTGGAGATGACTCGTCATGTCTCAATGATTTCAATTACCTTGTCCAATCGAGAGCTAAATAAAAATTCTCCGGG GTACCAAGCTCCACACTTTGTGGAACAGCCAAAGCAACAATATAACAATCAGCAGCCGCTGCCACAACAACAACCACCCAGACAACCACGTGTTTATCACAATGCTGTTAATGAAG GCACTTTTGCAGATCCATATGGCCAAGGAAGAGGGCGTGGTAGAGGGAGAGGGCGTGGTTGGGGAAGAGGTGGTTATGGGAACTATCAAGGTGGATACGGCAACTACCAAGGTGGATATGGTCACTACCAAGGTGGTTACGGCCACTACCAAGGTGGATCTGATAACTACCAAGGGGGACCTGGATATTATCAAG ATAATGGTGGATACTCAAATTGGGGAAGAGGAGGTGGGCGGAGTAGAGGCTGGGCCTACCGTG GAGCTGGATATGAAAGAGGCCGAGGAGGGGGTAGAGGTTATGGCCGTGGACGGGGGCGAATGGGTGGTCGCACAAGGGGCGGTGGAGTAAACCAGGGTTAG
- the LOC120077939 gene encoding pentatricopeptide repeat-containing protein At2g15820, chloroplastic: protein MSIHTSAFSSVTLLRSPSLSLSPYHHYFRCPNHIVRTIFIPIYSVKGQQQLPRIPSFASSSSVEQLVYDRDSLFESEEHLSSPYSNGADGFASADLKHLEMPALEVKELDELPDQWRRSKLAWLCKELPAQKPGTLIRLLNAQRKWMRQDDATYLTVHCLRIRENETAFRVYKWMMQQRWYRFDYALATKLADYMGKERKFSKCREVFDDIINQGCVPSESTFHILIVAYLSAPVQGCIEEASTIYNRMIQLGGYQPRLSLHNSLFRALTSKPGDLSKHHLKQAEFIYHNLVTSGLEVHKDICGGLIWLHSYQDTIDKERIVSLRKEMQQAGIKEEREVLLSILRASSKMGNVMEAERSWQKLKDFDGNMPSQAFVYKMEVYAKMGKPMKALEIFREMEQLNSANAAAYRTIIGILCKFQDIELAESIMKGFIKSNLKPLMPAYVDLMNMFFNLSLHNKLELIFSQCLEKCKPDRTIYSIYLDSLVKVGNLDRAEEIFSQMETNGEIGINARSCNIILSGYLLFGNYLKAEKIYDLMCQKKYDIDPPLMEKLDYVLSLSRKEVKKPVSLKLSKEQREILVGLLLGGVEIESDEERKNHRIQFEFQQNCNTHSLLRRHIYEQYHEWLHSASKLNDGDIDIPYKFCTVSHSYFGFYADQFWPQGHPAIPNLIHRWLSPRVLAYWYMYGGCRTSSGDILLKLKGSREGVEKIVKSLREKSMQCKVKRKGSMYWIGLLGNNATWFWKLVEPFILDYLKDSLEADSPNLGRVLNETENINFDSQSDSVEEASN, encoded by the exons ATGTCCATTCATACCTCTGCATTTTCCTCTGTGACCCTTCTCCGGTCTCCCAGTCTTTCCCTCTCTCCATACCATCACTACTTTCGTTGTCCTAATCACATAGTCCGTACTATCTTTATCCCAATATATTCTGTAAAGGGACAACAACAACTTCCGCGGATTCCTTCCTTTGCTTCCAGTTCTTCTGTTGAACAGCTGGTGTACGACCGAGATTCCCTGTTCGAGTCTGAAGAGCACTTATCTTCTCCATACAGTAACGGGGCTGATGGTTTTGCATCGGCGGATTTGAAACATTTAGAAATGCCTGCGCTTGAAGTCAAGGAGCTGGATGAGTTGCCGGATCAATGGCGAAGATCCAAATTGGCTTGGCTTTGTAAGGAATTGCCAGCACAAAAGCCGGGAACATTGATACGGCTGCTTAATGCTCAGAGGAAATGGATGAGGCAGGATGATGCAACCTATCTCACCGTGCATTGTTTGCGTATTCGCGAAAACGAGACTGCATTTAGG GTGTACAAGTGGATGATGCAACAACGTTGGTACCGATTTGATTATGCTTTAGCTACTAAGCTTGCTGATTACATGGGCAAGGAACGAAAGTTCTCAAAGTGTCGGGAAGTATTTGATGATATCATTAATCAGGGATGCGTGCCAAGTGAATCCACATTTCATATATTGATTGTTGCATATCTTAGTGCACCTGTTCAAGGATGCATAGAGGAAGCAAGTACCATTTACAATCGTATGATTCAGTTAGGAGGTTACCAACCACGTCTTAGCTTGCACAATTCTCTCTTTAGAGCTCTTACGAGCAAACCAGGGGATTTGTCAAAGCATCATCTTAAACAGGCTGAGTTTATATATCACAATTTGGTAACAAGTGGACTCGAGGTACATAAAGATATATGTGGTGGTCTAATTTGGCTACACAGTTATCAGGATACTATAGACAAAGAGAGGATAGTGTCACTAAGGAAAGAAATGCAACAAGCAGGAATCAAGGAGGAAAGAGAAGTCCTTTTGTCCATCTTGAGAGCGAGCTCAAAAATGGGGAATGTAATGGAAGCAGAAAGATCATGGCAAAAACTTAAAGATTTTGATGGTAACATGCCATCTCAGGCTTTTGTTTATAAAATGGAAGTCTATGCAAAGATGGGTAAACCGATGAAAGCTTTGGAGATATTTAGGGAGATGGAGCAGTTGAACTCTGCAAATGCTGCAGCATATCGGACAATTATTggtattttatgtaaatttcaAGATATAGAACTTGCAGAATCGATCATGAAAGGCTTCATAAAGAGTAATCTAAAACCCCTCATGCCAGCATATGTTGATTTGATGAatatgtttttcaatttaaGCTTACACAATAAGTTAGAGTTAATCTTCTCTCAGTGCCTTGAGAAGTGTAAACCTGATCGTACTATCTATAGCATATATTTGGACTCTTTGGTAAAAGTTGGTAATCTCGACAGGGCTGAAGAAATATTTAGTCAGATGGAAACAAATGGAGAAATTGGTATAAATGCTCGTTCATGCAACATCATTTTAAGTGGGtatcttttatttggaaattATTTGAAGGCtgaaaaaatatatgatttgaTGTGTCAGAAGAAGTATGACATTGATCCTCCATTAATGGAGAAACTTGATTATGTCCTAAGCTTGAGCAGGAAGGAGGTTAAGAAGCCAGTAAGCTTGAAGTTGAGCAAAGAACAGAGGGAGATTTTAGTAGGCCTGTTGTTAGGTGGCGTGGAGATAGAGTCTGATGAAGAGAGGAAAAATCATAGAATCCAGTTTGAATTCCAGCAAAACTGTAATACCCACTCTCTTTTGAGGAGACACATATACGAGCAATATCACGAGTGGTTGCATTCTGCTTCAAAGTTGAACGATGGTGATATAGATATACCATATAAATTCTGCACTGTTTCACATTCATATTTTGGTTTCTATGCAGATCAGTTTTGGCCACAAGGCCATCCTGCAATCCCTAATCTAATTCACCGGTGGCTTTCACCTCGTGTTCTTGCATACTGGTATATGTATGGAGGCTGCAGGACATCATCAGGGGATATTTTACTGAAGCTAAAAGGAAGTCGAGAGGGTGTTGAGAAGATTGTTAAATCTCTGAGAGAGAAGTCCATGCAGTGCAAAGTGAAAAGGAAGGGCAGCATGTATTGGATAGGTTTACTAGGAAACAACGCCACATGGTTCTGGAAACTAGTTGAACCTTTCATTCTGGATTACTTGAAAGATAGTCTAGAGGCAGACAGTCCTAACTTGGGGAGGGTTTTAAATGAAACTGAAAATATCAACTTTGATAGTCAATCTGATTCTGTTGAGGAGGCTTCTAATTAA
- the LOC120077941 gene encoding protein FAM98A-like isoform X1 — MDRYQKVEKPKPESPINENEIRITSQGAIRNYITYASTLLQEKRVREIVLKAMGQAISKAVAIAEILKKRISRLHQETAISSVSITDVWEPIEEGLVPVEMTRHVSMISITLSNRELNKNSPGYQAPHFVEQPKQQYNNQQPLPQQQPPRQPRVYHNAVNEGTFADPYGQGRGRGRGRGRGWGRGGYGNYQGGYGNYQGGYGHYQGGYGHYQGGSDNYQGGPGYYQDNGGYSNWGRGGGRSRGWAYRGVSSNYYPPAGAGYERGRGGGRGYGRGRGRMGGRTRGGGVNQG; from the exons ATGGATAGATACCAGAAGGTCGAGAAACCCAAACCCGAATCACCCATTAACGAGAATGAGATCCGTATCACTAGTCAAGGCGCCATTCGTAACTACATCACCTATGCTTCTACACTTCTTCAG GAAAAACGTGTTAGAGAGATCGTCTTAAAAGCAATGGGACAGGCAATCAGTAAAGCAGTGGCTATTGCAGAAATTTTAAAG AAGAGAATATCACGGTTGCATCAAGAAACTGCTATAAGCTCAGTTAGCATAACTGATGTATGGGAACCTATTGAGGAGGGTCTCGTACC GGTGGAGATGACTCGTCATGTCTCAATGATTTCAATTACCTTGTCCAATCGAGAGCTAAATAAAAATTCTCCGGG GTACCAAGCTCCACACTTTGTGGAACAGCCAAAGCAACAATATAACAATCAGCAGCCGCTGCCACAACAACAACCACCCAGACAACCACGTGTTTATCACAATGCTGTTAATGAAG GCACTTTTGCAGATCCATATGGCCAAGGAAGAGGGCGTGGTAGAGGGAGAGGGCGTGGTTGGGGAAGAGGTGGTTATGGGAACTATCAAGGTGGATACGGCAACTACCAAGGTGGATATGGTCACTACCAAGGTGGTTACGGCCACTACCAAGGTGGATCTGATAACTACCAAGGGGGACCTGGATATTATCAAG ATAATGGTGGATACTCAAATTGGGGAAGAGGAGGTGGGCGGAGTAGAGGCTGGGCCTACCGTG GCGTTTCAAGCAATTATTATCCTCCTGCAGGAGCTGGATATGAAAGAGGCCGAGGAGGGGGTAGAGGTTATGGCCGTGGACGGGGGCGAATGGGTGGTCGCACAAGGGGCGGTGGAGTAAACCAGGGTTAG
- the LOC120077941 gene encoding protein FAM98A-like isoform X2 — translation MDRYQKVEKPKPESPINENEIRITSQGAIRNYITYASTLLQEKRVREIVLKAMGQAISKAVAIAEILKKRISRLHQETAISSVSITDVWEPIEEGLVPVEMTRHVSMISITLSNRELNKNSPGYQAPHFVEQPKQQYNNQQPLPQQQPPRQPRVYHNAVNEDPYGQGRGRGRGRGRGWGRGGYGNYQGGYGNYQGGYGHYQGGYGHYQGGSDNYQGGPGYYQDNGGYSNWGRGGGRSRGWAYRGVSSNYYPPAGAGYERGRGGGRGYGRGRGRMGGRTRGGGVNQG, via the exons ATGGATAGATACCAGAAGGTCGAGAAACCCAAACCCGAATCACCCATTAACGAGAATGAGATCCGTATCACTAGTCAAGGCGCCATTCGTAACTACATCACCTATGCTTCTACACTTCTTCAG GAAAAACGTGTTAGAGAGATCGTCTTAAAAGCAATGGGACAGGCAATCAGTAAAGCAGTGGCTATTGCAGAAATTTTAAAG AAGAGAATATCACGGTTGCATCAAGAAACTGCTATAAGCTCAGTTAGCATAACTGATGTATGGGAACCTATTGAGGAGGGTCTCGTACC GGTGGAGATGACTCGTCATGTCTCAATGATTTCAATTACCTTGTCCAATCGAGAGCTAAATAAAAATTCTCCGGG GTACCAAGCTCCACACTTTGTGGAACAGCCAAAGCAACAATATAACAATCAGCAGCCGCTGCCACAACAACAACCACCCAGACAACCACGTGTTTATCACAATGCTGTTAATGAAG ATCCATATGGCCAAGGAAGAGGGCGTGGTAGAGGGAGAGGGCGTGGTTGGGGAAGAGGTGGTTATGGGAACTATCAAGGTGGATACGGCAACTACCAAGGTGGATATGGTCACTACCAAGGTGGTTACGGCCACTACCAAGGTGGATCTGATAACTACCAAGGGGGACCTGGATATTATCAAG ATAATGGTGGATACTCAAATTGGGGAAGAGGAGGTGGGCGGAGTAGAGGCTGGGCCTACCGTG GCGTTTCAAGCAATTATTATCCTCCTGCAGGAGCTGGATATGAAAGAGGCCGAGGAGGGGGTAGAGGTTATGGCCGTGGACGGGGGCGAATGGGTGGTCGCACAAGGGGCGGTGGAGTAAACCAGGGTTAG